In the genome of Candidatus Phytoplasma solani, the window AAAAATAGGTGTTAATTTAATTACTATGGGTAATCATATTTGGAAAAATCAACAAATTAAAGATTTTATTGATGATTCTGATGTTATCCGTCCTATTAATGACCTTCAACAAATAGGTCAAGGTTATAAGATTGTGGAGTGTAATAATAAAAAAATTTTAGTTATGAATGCTTTAGGGCGTGTTTTTCTTAATCCTAAAATTTATTGCCCTTTTAAAACAATTGATTATGTTTTAGAAAAAAATAAATCTAAATATGATTTTTCTTTTTTAGACTTTCATGCCGAAGCCACTAGTGAAAAAATAGCTCTTACTCATTATTTTGACGGTCGGATTAATGCTATTGTAGGAACTCACACTCATGTTCAAACCAACGATGATCGTCTTTTTCCTCACAAAACACTTTATATTTCTGATGCCGGGATGACTGGGGCCAAAGATGGGGTTATTGGTAA includes:
- a CDS encoding TIGR00282 family metallophosphoesterase, whose product is MKIMFIGDIYGKPGIDYFTEKMVFLKKTYQPNFIIANAENAHNGKGLSYKVYQKLQKIGVNLITMGNHIWKNQQIKDFIDDSDVIRPINDLQQIGQGYKIVECNNKKILVMNALGRVFLNPKIYCPFKTIDYVLEKNKSKYDFSFLDFHAEATSEKIALTHYFDGRINAIVGTHTHVQTNDDRLFPHKTLYISDAGMTGAKDGVIGKEKDPIIESFLGNKVFVKPNATGKRQLNGVLLTLQPEQKIEKINLSEE